Proteins encoded within one genomic window of Bacillus sp. 1NLA3E:
- the pepF gene encoding oligoendopeptidase F, which translates to MEQDTKVTKLPARSEIAIDDTWKLEDIFTSDEEWEKEFQEVKGLIPGVKEFAGKLHESAEQLYKALSLQDQLLQRLGKLYAYSHMRYDQDTTNSFYQGLDDRMKNLYSQAGSALAYIVPEILSIDEKTVKGFLEEKPELKLYEHALEEINLQRPHILSADQEALLAEAGEVLDSSSTTFGVLNNADIEFPSIKDENGEEVEVTHGRYSRFLESEDRRVRQDAFKAVYKTYGDFQNTFASTLSGTVKKDNFNARVHKYESARHAALSANNIPESVYENLVETIHEYLPLLHRYIKLRKEALGLDELHMYDLYTPLVKNVKMEISYNEAKDLILKGLAPLGEEYLNVLKEGFENRWVDVHENKGKRSGAYSSGAYGTNPYILMNWQDNVNNLFTLVHEFGHSVHSYYTRKTQPYPYGSYSIFVAEVASTCNEALLNEFLIKTTEDEQKRLYLLNHYLEGFRGTVFRQTMFAEFEHLIHQKAQNNEPLTPDLLTKEYYQLNKKYYGEENIVIDEEIGLEWARIPHFYYNYYVYQYATGFSAATALSKQILEEGEPAVTRYLDFLKSGSSDYPIEVLKKAGVDMTSKTPIAEACKVFEEKLTEMENLLLKR; encoded by the coding sequence ATGGAACAAGACACAAAGGTAACCAAACTACCTGCACGAAGTGAAATCGCGATTGATGATACCTGGAAGTTAGAGGACATTTTTACATCCGATGAGGAATGGGAAAAAGAGTTTCAAGAGGTAAAGGGTCTGATTCCAGGTGTTAAGGAATTTGCTGGAAAACTTCATGAAAGTGCTGAACAATTATATAAGGCGCTATCGTTACAAGACCAATTATTACAACGCTTAGGCAAATTATATGCCTATTCTCACATGCGCTATGATCAAGATACAACAAATTCCTTTTATCAGGGTCTAGATGATCGCATGAAAAATCTATATTCTCAGGCAGGAAGTGCACTAGCCTATATTGTTCCGGAAATTTTATCAATTGATGAAAAGACGGTGAAGGGTTTTTTAGAGGAAAAGCCAGAGTTAAAACTGTATGAACATGCTTTAGAAGAAATCAATCTTCAGCGTCCCCATATTCTTTCAGCAGATCAAGAAGCGCTATTAGCTGAAGCAGGGGAAGTGTTAGACTCCTCTAGTACAACTTTTGGTGTCTTAAATAATGCGGATATCGAATTCCCTAGTATTAAGGATGAAAATGGCGAAGAGGTAGAAGTCACTCATGGACGTTACAGTCGTTTCCTTGAAAGCGAGGACCGTCGTGTTCGCCAGGATGCTTTTAAAGCTGTGTACAAAACATATGGGGATTTCCAAAATACATTTGCTAGTACACTTAGTGGTACAGTGAAAAAGGATAATTTTAACGCAAGAGTGCACAAGTATGAATCAGCACGACATGCAGCGCTTTCTGCTAATAACATTCCAGAATCAGTATATGAAAACCTAGTTGAGACGATCCATGAATATTTGCCATTGTTACATCGCTATATTAAGCTTCGTAAGGAAGCCTTGGGATTAGACGAGCTGCATATGTATGATTTGTATACGCCACTTGTGAAAAATGTGAAAATGGAAATTAGTTATAATGAGGCTAAGGATCTGATTTTAAAAGGGTTGGCACCATTAGGTGAAGAATATCTGAATGTTTTAAAAGAAGGTTTTGAGAATCGTTGGGTCGATGTCCATGAGAATAAAGGGAAACGCAGTGGCGCCTATTCTTCTGGTGCCTATGGAACAAATCCTTATATTTTAATGAACTGGCAAGATAATGTGAACAATCTATTTACACTTGTCCACGAGTTTGGTCATTCTGTTCATAGTTATTATACAAGGAAAACTCAACCATATCCTTATGGTAGTTATTCTATTTTCGTGGCGGAGGTTGCCTCGACCTGTAATGAAGCATTGTTGAATGAATTTTTAATAAAAACAACAGAAGATGAGCAAAAACGCCTATATCTTCTCAATCATTATTTGGAAGGGTTCAGGGGAACTGTTTTCCGTCAAACGATGTTTGCTGAATTTGAGCATTTGATTCATCAAAAGGCTCAGAATAACGAGCCGTTAACACCCGATCTGTTAACAAAAGAATATTATCAATTAAATAAAAAATATTATGGTGAAGAAAATATCGTAATTGATGAAGAAATCGGCTTAGAGTGGGCAAGGATTCCACATTTTTATTACAACTATTATGTTTACCAATATGCTACTGGTTTCAGTGCGGCAACTGCTTTGAGTAAACAAATTCTTGAAGAGGGCGAACCAGCTGTCACTCGTTATCTGGATTTTCTAAAGTCAGGTAGCTCTGATTACCCGATTGAGGTATTGAAAAAGGCCGGTGTTGATATGACAAGTAAAACACCAATTGCCGAAGCATGCAAAGTATTTGAAGAAAAGTTGACAGAGATGGAAAATTTATTGTTAAAACGCTAA
- a CDS encoding ClpXP adapter SpxH family protein: MNQQGPFHNNYAPSHFCLNGEKKPIEIYMFVDPLCPECWALEPITKKLQIEYGRYFSIKHVLSGRLASLNLGKKSKYENIADLWEKTASRFGMSCDGSLWLENPISSPYLTSIAIKAAELQGRRFGNRFLRKVQEVLFLEKQNVSDFDVLIECARSVELDVEEFISDIHSDIASKAFQCDLKITSEMEVSEIPTLVFFNQNIEEEGIKISGYYPYEIYVQILEEMLQHTPVPANPPSIESFLRYFKLVATKEIAVVYNMTISEVNREMKKLQLKQKAEKFPAKYGTFWRSIEE; the protein is encoded by the coding sequence GTGAATCAACAAGGTCCATTCCATAATAACTACGCTCCTTCCCACTTCTGCTTGAACGGCGAGAAGAAACCGATAGAGATCTATATGTTTGTTGACCCACTTTGTCCAGAGTGCTGGGCTCTTGAGCCAATAACGAAAAAACTGCAAATTGAGTATGGAAGATACTTCTCAATCAAGCATGTTTTGAGTGGTCGGCTAGCTTCTTTAAATTTAGGAAAAAAGAGTAAATATGAAAACATTGCTGATCTTTGGGAAAAAACAGCCAGTCGTTTCGGAATGTCTTGTGATGGTAGCTTATGGCTAGAAAATCCGATATCATCCCCTTATTTAACTTCGATTGCTATAAAGGCAGCTGAATTACAGGGGCGGAGATTCGGTAATCGTTTTTTACGGAAAGTCCAAGAGGTCTTATTTTTAGAAAAGCAAAATGTTTCGGATTTTGATGTCCTTATCGAATGCGCACGCAGTGTTGAATTAGATGTGGAAGAGTTTATTAGCGATATCCATTCTGACATTGCTTCAAAGGCATTCCAATGTGACTTAAAGATTACGTCTGAAATGGAGGTTTCTGAAATCCCCACACTCGTTTTCTTTAACCAAAACATTGAAGAAGAAGGCATCAAAATATCTGGATATTATCCATACGAAATCTATGTTCAAATTCTTGAGGAAATGCTTCAACATACTCCCGTCCCTGCTAATCCTCCGAGTATCGAAAGTTTTTTGAGATATTTCAAATTGGTTGCTACAAAGGAAATTGCCGTTGTTTATAATATGACGATTAGTGAAGTTAATCGGGAAATGAAGAAACTGCAATTAAAGCAAAAGGCTGAAAAGTTTCCCGCAAAATACGGAACCTTCTGGAGATCAATCGAAGAGTGA
- a CDS encoding globin domain-containing protein, giving the protein MVEKLPTPFEAIGQEKLHQLIDAFYHRVRKHSDLIPIFPNDLTEVARKQKQFQTQYLGGPSLYSNEHGHPMMRARHIPFEITPKRAKAWLSCMSEAMDEVGLEGPLRQEYYSRLVLTAQHMINAPDSESMKGEEM; this is encoded by the coding sequence ATGGTCGAAAAATTGCCCACTCCCTTTGAGGCCATCGGTCAAGAAAAGCTCCATCAATTGATTGATGCATTTTATCACCGTGTCAGAAAACACTCTGATCTTATACCTATTTTCCCAAATGACCTAACAGAAGTAGCAAGGAAACAAAAGCAGTTTCAAACTCAATATTTAGGCGGTCCCTCCTTATATTCAAATGAACATGGGCACCCTATGATGCGTGCACGTCACATACCATTTGAAATTACTCCAAAAAGAGCTAAAGCTTGGCTCTCTTGCATGAGTGAGGCCATGGATGAAGTTGGTTTAGAGGGCCCTTTACGACAAGAGTATTATTCTAGACTTGTTCTTACGGCTCAGCACATGATAAATGCGCCAGACTCTGAAAGTATGAAAGGTGAGGAAATGTGA
- a CDS encoding CYTH domain-containing protein, with protein MSQHLEIEFKNLLTKQEYNHLIEFFKVDKINIKKQINHYFDTASFLLKDAQSALRIRERGDWYEMTLKQPAPIGLLETNQILQKQEAAKLLDHHIFPDGPIKDKLLSIKVPVELLQYFGSLTTNRIEFAYKDGLLVLDHSYYLNAEDFEIEYEVTNPDIGEMVFNELLHTMKIPRRKTENKVQRFYNQKYQS; from the coding sequence TTGTCACAGCATTTAGAAATTGAATTTAAGAACCTCCTGACTAAGCAGGAATATAATCACTTAATTGAATTTTTTAAGGTGGATAAAATAAACATTAAGAAACAAATAAATCATTACTTTGACACTGCATCTTTTCTGTTAAAAGATGCCCAATCAGCTTTACGGATCCGTGAAAGAGGAGATTGGTACGAAATGACCTTAAAGCAGCCAGCACCAATTGGGCTACTGGAGACGAATCAAATCCTCCAAAAGCAAGAGGCCGCTAAACTGTTAGATCACCATATATTTCCGGATGGGCCGATTAAAGACAAGCTTTTATCGATAAAAGTACCCGTAGAACTCCTCCAATATTTTGGTTCTTTAACAACAAACAGGATAGAGTTCGCTTATAAAGATGGATTACTCGTATTAGACCATAGTTATTATTTGAATGCAGAGGATTTTGAAATTGAATATGAGGTAACCAATCCCGATATTGGCGAGATGGTTTTTAACGAGCTATTGCATACTATGAAAATCCCCAGACGCAAAACAGAGAATAAGGTTCAGCGTTTTTACAATCAAAAATATCAGTCCTAA
- a CDS encoding GTP pyrophosphokinase: MEYWDHFLAPYKQAVEELKVKLRGMRSQFELNTSHSPIEFVTGRVKPLASILDKANQKGIPLDKLEQEMQDIAGLRMMCQFVDDIKKVVELLRQRNDFEIIEERDYISHKKVSGYRSYHVVISYPVQTISGEKKILVEIQIRTLAMNFWATVEHSLNYKYKGQFPKDIRMRLQRAAEAAFRLDEEMSLIRGEIQEAQVFFTFKKDLHQEGKGS, encoded by the coding sequence TTGGAATATTGGGACCACTTTTTAGCTCCATACAAGCAAGCAGTCGAAGAATTGAAAGTTAAGCTTCGTGGAATGAGAAGTCAATTTGAACTTAATACATCCCATTCCCCGATTGAGTTTGTTACAGGAAGAGTAAAGCCGCTTGCTAGTATATTGGATAAGGCGAATCAAAAAGGCATTCCTTTAGACAAACTTGAACAGGAGATGCAGGACATTGCTGGCTTAAGAATGATGTGCCAATTTGTCGATGATATAAAAAAAGTGGTAGAGCTTTTGCGGCAAAGAAATGATTTTGAAATTATCGAAGAAAGAGATTATATCTCACACAAAAAGGTAAGTGGATACCGTTCTTATCATGTTGTGATTAGCTACCCCGTTCAAACTATTTCAGGTGAGAAAAAAATATTAGTTGAAATCCAAATTCGGACACTAGCGATGAATTTCTGGGCAACGGTAGAGCACTCATTAAATTATAAATATAAAGGTCAGTTTCCTAAGGATATTAGAATGAGGTTACAAAGAGCAGCTGAGGCCGCATTTCGCCTAGATGAAGAAATGTCTCTGATTCGAGGAGAAATTCAGGAAGCACAAGTATTTTTTACTTTTAAGAAAGACCTCCATCAAGAGGGAAAAGGCAGTTAA
- a CDS encoding NAD kinase, producing the protein MKFAVTSKGDSRSDTLKHKMRTYLQDFDLIYDEDEPDIVVSIGGDGTLLYAFHRYSSRLDKTAFVGIHTGHLGFYADWVPEEIEKLVIAIAKTPYQVVEYPLLEAIIRYQHGGKETRYLALNESTVKSVEGTLVMDVEIRGQQFERFRGDGLCVSTPSGSTAYNKALGGAILHPSISALQLTEMASINNRVFRTIGSPLILPAHHTCRLKPVNGPDFEITVDHLTLLHKDVKSIQYRVADEKIRFARFRPFPFWKRVHDSFVSD; encoded by the coding sequence ATGAAATTTGCGGTTACTTCAAAAGGGGATTCAAGGTCAGATACATTAAAGCATAAAATGAGGACCTATTTACAGGATTTTGATTTGATTTATGATGAAGATGAACCTGACATTGTCGTCTCAATCGGGGGAGATGGAACCCTTTTATATGCGTTCCATCGGTACAGTAGCCGCCTTGATAAAACAGCTTTTGTGGGGATTCATACCGGACATTTAGGTTTTTATGCTGATTGGGTGCCAGAAGAAATAGAAAAGCTAGTGATTGCGATTGCTAAAACTCCGTACCAAGTAGTGGAGTACCCTTTGCTTGAGGCTATCATCAGGTATCAGCATGGTGGAAAGGAAACACGTTATTTAGCGTTAAATGAATCAACAGTAAAGAGTGTTGAAGGGACACTGGTCATGGACGTTGAGATTCGTGGGCAGCAGTTTGAACGTTTCCGTGGGGATGGGTTATGTGTTTCAACGCCATCAGGTAGTACAGCGTATAACAAGGCTTTAGGCGGGGCTATCTTGCATCCATCTATATCGGCTCTACAACTAACCGAAATGGCTTCCATAAATAATCGGGTTTTCCGGACAATCGGTTCACCACTTATTTTACCGGCACATCATACTTGTAGATTAAAGCCAGTAAATGGGCCTGATTTTGAAATAACTGTTGATCACCTGACGCTGTTACACAAAGATGTCAAATCGATTCAATATCGCGTCGCTGACGAAAAAATTCGTTTTGCAAGATTCAGACCATTTCCATTTTGGAAAAGAGTCCATGATTCTTTTGTATCTGACTAA